Proteins encoded in a region of the Elizabethkingia bruuniana genome:
- a CDS encoding bestrophin family protein, protein MLLNKKISISYFVKQVKWQIFFVVTFALTIGFLHLTPVLADIAIPFSILALLGTIVSILLAFRTSQSYERWWEARIVWGAIVNDSRILTRQLNQFLSTKEKEEIKIFAQRQIVWVYALGETLRKVGFSSKVEAYINFHKISAVNIPNAILDEHSKQMGFLAEQRKISEFQQLQLNETITKLCDSMGKCERIKNTVFPRAYSLLLHTLIYVFTILVPFGLEHSQFTIQIILSILIPIMFIAIEKTAIMMQDPFENTPVDTPMTSLALTIEINIKQMIGEDEIPQKKDNELYFEM, encoded by the coding sequence ATGCTTTTAAACAAAAAAATATCTATTTCATACTTTGTTAAGCAAGTAAAATGGCAAATATTCTTTGTAGTTACCTTTGCTCTAACCATTGGTTTTCTGCATTTAACCCCTGTACTGGCAGATATTGCAATACCATTTAGCATATTGGCTCTTTTAGGAACTATTGTTTCTATTTTACTTGCCTTTAGAACCTCACAGTCTTATGAAAGATGGTGGGAGGCGAGGATTGTTTGGGGAGCTATCGTTAATGACTCTCGAATACTTACAAGGCAATTGAACCAATTTCTATCGACTAAAGAAAAAGAAGAAATTAAAATCTTTGCTCAACGGCAAATTGTATGGGTGTATGCTCTGGGCGAAACCTTGAGGAAAGTAGGATTTTCTTCAAAAGTCGAAGCGTATATTAATTTTCATAAAATTAGTGCTGTCAATATTCCAAACGCTATTCTTGATGAGCATTCTAAACAAATGGGTTTTTTAGCAGAACAAAGAAAAATTTCGGAGTTTCAGCAACTGCAACTAAACGAAACAATTACTAAGCTATGTGATAGTATGGGGAAATGTGAACGCATAAAAAACACGGTATTCCCAAGAGCGTACAGCCTGCTATTACATACATTAATCTACGTTTTTACCATCTTGGTGCCATTCGGATTAGAGCATTCGCAGTTTACTATACAAATTATACTGTCAATACTTATTCCTATAATGTTTATTGCCATAGAAAAAACCGCCATAATGATGCAAGACCCATTTGAGAATACACCTGTTGATACTCCGATGACATCGCTGGCTTTAACCATAGAAATCAATATCAAGCAAATGATTGGTGAAGACGAAATACCCCAAAAGAAAGACAATGAGCTTTATTTTGAAATGTAG
- a CDS encoding MFS transporter codes for MNKIIKPIIEPFKSLRNATFAKLYFAQIASLLGDAFTWLGLALLTYQMSPKNAAAILASALTLRVTAYILFSPFAGVVSERFQRKQILLVTQVARMTIVCALPFVNAEWQLYGLIFALNVFAAFFTPTYRAIIPQIVEKEIYREANGLSMATFQLLSVFGPALAGIFAVWMGATQIFFINGATLFVAILIILTIPKGTLQKGVNNENTASKNTWNEVLKGIRLLFGNKIVRFALSIEFISAIAGAIILVNTIGLVKNSLKLDDQHYGWIMSIFGVGAAITAFLLGSLDKSKSRSVSLISGAMLLGIAISFANFLPYNGVMFLWVLAGIGQTLADMPSETLIGENIEAKDHGKVYGAHFAFSHLWWAIAYPIAGFLGTQFPGREFLYGGIATIILAIAAILLIRKPQVKQ; via the coding sequence ATGAATAAAATAATTAAACCAATTATAGAACCCTTCAAATCTCTGAGGAATGCTACTTTTGCAAAGCTATATTTCGCCCAAATCGCAAGCCTTTTGGGTGATGCTTTTACTTGGCTCGGTTTGGCTTTGCTTACCTACCAAATGAGCCCTAAAAACGCAGCGGCAATATTAGCATCAGCCCTTACTTTAAGGGTAACAGCCTATATTCTCTTTTCGCCTTTTGCAGGTGTTGTATCAGAAAGATTTCAACGAAAGCAGATACTGCTCGTTACACAGGTGGCAAGAATGACAATCGTATGTGCGTTACCATTCGTTAATGCCGAATGGCAATTATATGGGTTGATATTTGCCTTGAATGTATTTGCAGCATTTTTTACACCAACTTATAGGGCAATTATTCCACAGATAGTTGAAAAAGAAATTTACAGAGAAGCCAATGGTTTATCAATGGCAACATTTCAGTTATTGAGTGTTTTCGGACCCGCACTGGCAGGGATTTTCGCAGTATGGATGGGTGCTACACAAATATTTTTCATAAATGGTGCAACTCTTTTCGTTGCTATACTTATAATACTTACTATTCCCAAAGGAACATTGCAAAAAGGTGTAAATAATGAGAATACAGCATCTAAAAATACGTGGAATGAAGTATTAAAAGGCATTCGATTACTATTCGGTAACAAAATTGTTCGTTTCGCTTTAAGCATCGAGTTTATATCAGCTATTGCAGGAGCTATCATCTTAGTAAATACAATAGGTTTGGTTAAAAATTCCTTGAAATTGGATGACCAACATTACGGTTGGATAATGTCAATTTTTGGCGTGGGTGCAGCTATTACCGCATTCTTATTGGGAAGTTTAGACAAATCGAAAAGTAGAAGTGTATCCCTAATAAGCGGTGCAATGTTACTAGGTATAGCCATTAGTTTTGCTAATTTTTTACCATACAACGGAGTAATGTTTTTATGGGTTTTGGCAGGTATCGGTCAAACATTAGCAGATATGCCGTCCGAAACCCTAATCGGCGAAAATATTGAAGCCAAAGACCACGGCAAAGTATATGGTGCTCATTTCGCATTTTCCCATTTATGGTGGGCAATAGCCTATCCCATTGCAGGATTTTTAGGTACACAGTTTCCCGGTCGGGAGTTTTTGTATGGCGGTATTGCCACAATTATTTTAGCGATTGCAGCTATTCTGCTGATTAGAAAACCACAGGTAAAACAATAA